A genome region from Thermococcus onnurineus NA1 includes the following:
- a CDS encoding HAD family hydrolase, whose amino-acid sequence MKLASFDVWNTLLDINIMLDAMAVELSKLMGACIIDVVEGMMFTRERIKRMRAETAGDPTQALEESQKMLAELLGTEIEVVRRAAARAVLKVSDEIVLPGAREALESVKRKGLKVTVTGNVMFWPGSYTRLLLERFGLMEFVDRTFFADEVFAYKPMPEMFEKPLKAFGVEPGEAIHIGDTYAEDFEGALKMGMWAVWINPEAEEVKRIHERGFEVPSVEGILEVLGELEG is encoded by the coding sequence ATGAAGCTCGCCTCATTCGATGTCTGGAACACCCTTCTAGACATTAACATTATGCTCGACGCCATGGCCGTTGAGCTGTCCAAGCTCATGGGAGCGTGCATCATAGACGTCGTCGAGGGCATGATGTTCACAAGGGAGAGGATAAAGCGCATGAGGGCAGAAACTGCTGGAGATCCCACCCAGGCTCTGGAGGAGAGTCAGAAGATGCTCGCAGAGTTGCTCGGAACTGAGATCGAGGTCGTAAGGAGGGCCGCCGCGAGGGCTGTTCTTAAGGTCAGCGATGAAATCGTCCTGCCGGGGGCAAGAGAGGCGCTTGAGAGCGTCAAGAGAAAGGGCCTGAAGGTCACCGTTACTGGCAACGTGATGTTCTGGCCGGGCTCTTACACAAGGCTCCTGCTTGAGCGCTTCGGACTGATGGAGTTCGTGGACAGGACCTTCTTTGCGGACGAGGTCTTCGCTTACAAGCCAATGCCCGAGATGTTCGAAAAGCCGCTTAAAGCGTTCGGCGTTGAGCCAGGTGAGGCCATCCACATTGGCGACACCTATGCAGAAGACTTCGAGGGAGCGCTTAAAATGGGGATGTGGGCGGTCTGGATTAATCCCGAGGCCGAGGAAGTGAAGAGAATCCACGAGAGGGGCTTTGAAGTGCCGAGCGTTGAGGGAATTCTGGAGGTGCTGGGGGAGTTAGAAGGTTAA